In a genomic window of Sarcophilus harrisii chromosome 4, mSarHar1.11, whole genome shotgun sequence:
- the LOC100914986 gene encoding cytokine SCM-1 beta has protein sequence MKLLLAFFCFCGFTLFTVEGVGSEIMKRSFCVSLSSKPLPVHSVKSYTIEEGPMKAVIFVTRRGFKICADPEVNWAKTVIRSVDGRLKRKNMIQTKPTGSQPPTGRTMTMSGKPSLM, from the exons ATGAAACTCCTTTTGGCTTTCTTCTGCTTCTGTGGTTTCACACTGTTCACAGTGGAAG gTGTGGGAAGTGAAATCATGAAAAGAAGTTTTTGTGTGAGTCTCTCAAGCAAGCCCCTGCCTGTCCACTCAGTTAAGAGCTACACCATCGAAGAAGGTCCAATGAAAGCAGTGAT TTTTGTCACCCGCAGAGGATTTAAAATCTGTGCTGATCCTGAGGTCAATTGGGCCAAAACTGTCATCAGAAGTGTGGACGGCagactcaaaaggaaaaatatgatccAGACTAAGCCAACAGGATCACAACCACCTACTGGCAGGACTATGACCATGTCTGGAAAGCCATCATTAATGTAG